The Pyrus communis chromosome 14, drPyrComm1.1, whole genome shotgun sequence sequence gtgtttaatgattttggggttacaatctctttgtaatttgatcctctgattctatcttcgtagggtgtaggtttgtggatgagctgttgatccaaagggccgtcggggcttgatctagggatgaacagttgatgaacggatcttcaaggggcgttgggcttgatcttgaagaatgggtgtatgggtttgtggatgagttgttgatccaaagggtcgtcggggcttgatctagggatgaacagttgatgaacggatcttcgagggcttttaggcttgatcttgaagactgggtgtatggatttcttcaagggcttttgggcttgatcttgaaggttgatggatgagcggatcttcaagggcttttgggcttaatcttgaagaatgattggatgtgtggatttgttgaggttgttgatccaaagggccgttggggcttgatcttaggatgaacggatgatgaacgatgaacactttcttcaagggccgtcggggcttgatcttgaataatggttgtgtggatttcttcaagggcttttgggcttgatcttgaatgaacggatgatgaacgatgaacactttcttcaagggccgtcggggcttgatcttgaataatggttgtgtggatttcttcaagggcttttgggcttgatcttgaatgaacagttgatgaacgatGAGCACttctcttcaagggccgtcggggcttgatcttgaaggaagatttgacgaagaacgaagatagCTTTCTTGGTCCTTCGAgattttgcttgagagctttagagtttcaaggcttcaaggttttggtgtgatgtaaattcccttctttctttctcctcttcctttctcttcttcctttctttcttcctttttttcttcttttttgaaatgaatgccttggcctcctatttatagaattccaaaacttgatttttggatttaaataatcagatgaaataaatcatttctgccagatattgacacgtgtcctatttgatgacctttccaatttatttcgatttttcgttgagtcacacgctacatgtaaaatttatgtgacacgtaagcgttgaaattttaattattggttaacattcatttcaccgaaatttcaatgtctacaaatgcccccacttcaaggcgcgtcgttgacatgtgcttgtcacgtgcaTGAGATACGTTTTGAAgttccttaatgtagatgtcgatccaagggccgtcggggcttgatcttgaattgggccggaaatttcttcaagggccatcgaggcttgatcttgagttcgactggaagattttctggtttcctccaatccttgattttccacaggcttaaccttgaactgggctggagatttcttcaagggccatcgaggcttgatcttgagttcgactggaagatcgtctggtttcctccaatcgttgattttcctttgtgctactcttgaactgggcagcaggattcttttggtctccccccgaaggtctacgagcggtttcaggatatggcaggcaagcacaaggtggaggtgctgacttgtttctttgttcaatctttccaattcgtattgaagagggttggaaagattgaagtttccttgtcccttctctggcagtgtatcaaccgttgaagatgactacttgagagcaatactaggtaagcaatcaggaatagattccaggtagtcggttccagatcggaagactgactccaagtgccgctgactgctctctttcactttgccatgcgagtaataacaaagacaaaggaaaagacagggaaaaagcatgatatgagatacctttgctttcgaagaagcagcaaatgaatcagcacatatatttgttatgcttgtctccacatgcttcgatgtatcattttcacttgccttacttgctcccctttgcagaagtggtatttccttatgcaggtttagcatcttttcttgtagtatttgtcctccgatgcaggagttgaatgcaacatttgcatttaaatggtgcttcactccttggtggcaactggtttgagtggaggttccgacatattgcttcctctgtccttgtcttggcaggtgagaacaagggcaaaggaaaagatagggaaaaagcatgatatgagatacctatgctttcgcccttgatgatatgagatacctttgcttttgaagaagcggtgaatgaatcagcacatgcttcaatctatcgtttcctcctgggtcatctgtactccaggcatctggtatcttcaaaggttgaataggttttctcaaaggaagaagaagaattgtgtatttcgagaggctttgctgggagtgcgctctcagaggtgaggaagagttgggcattttcttcaggtctgccttgccataagagacgaaggtcgacacatatagggatttcttaatagcaagtggtgataccgttcttttacccttgtcgacaaacgtctcttcgatatctgaacgacgcctcttcgatttctgaacgagcgccacttttgacaaagttgcacgcgttttctgaaaagcagagaaagcgtcgccgaactttgcgcttgtcggctaaagacgtgtagttgcgatgatggcctccacgtgttctcgactttgtcagatatcttttgacaaagttgaacgcattttctgaaaagccgcgaacgcgtcgccgaacttcacgcaggaaaatccggatttttgaatcagtggtcgtgtcgcttggctttttacagaggtatcgatcactccaacatacacactctgaaaattgcccattcttgaaaatcgtctccggccttttgagGATTatctccatccaccccttctctctgaacacctttgaaaaatgactaactcatcgaacctttgcttagatttgagtctcagcagcgatccggttgcaccctgtcaaggtaatgtatggcgcccttcttttttatcttctaacggtcctcttacaggtgaagactccatgatgacggatgcaacaacagctacgatagtagctagaaacctcctcactcctaaggatagtaggctgctttcaggacggtccgatgagttggccgttcaagagtccctcgctctcagcgttcagtgtgcaggctctgtgtccaacatgggccaacgcctacttgctcgctcccgtcaagttgaatcgttgatgacagaggtggaaagtctcaagcaagagatcaagcagctgaagtatgagaatagaagtttgcacgtgcttgcaaacaactattcgacgggcatgaagaggaagcttgatgagctgcaagagtctgaaggtcggattcaaagtgaccgtcaaaggttttcgtctttcctccagaggcacctttttcctgggtcttccagcgtttggccaagtattgaggcctggaatgctctagcttcaacgcctcccgctccgatgccttctgctccgatgccttccgcttctagagttttgccaagtaatggggcttcacgtgaacatcctttgtgaaagctccatcttttttttttttttttttttttttttgtacacacttgtaatttcttggagattaatggacatgctttattttattcagtgtattatGCTGAAtatagataaaacatatacttcaccgtccatcatcattccttttttattttttattttattatttattattattatatatatatttttttttttcaacttttctttgctttcggtgaCACTGATCCaccattcatttatatatatatatatatatatatatatatatatatatatatatatatatttcagatggtgccagaagcaccatcattgtttttttctttctttttattatatatatattttttttttctttttgcacatgGTTCCAGAATCACCAtcattgtttatatatatatatttttttttttgggatggtGCTGTCCATCCAGattccatcatttttttctttatatggtgatctgcaaggctgagtttgtgggtgaaaacccaggccgagtccgagagaagacggaggagatctttgggtgtgagttgacaaactttgattttgtcaatcacattcaaaggcagcagcagaggcaagcagacggatgagatctttgggtgtgagttgacaaactttgattttgttgatcacattcaaaggcagcagccatggcggaggTGCAGAAGCAGCCAGAGCTTGAAGTAGTGCAAAGCGTCGAACTTCACgatcggctagtcgtttgacagcggtcaatGAAGCTCTTTGTTGATTTTGATCATGGTGGCCGGAGTGAGGAGCTTGAGGTTTGTTGGCGGCGTGAGGAGACAGAGAAAGAAGCTCCACCATCACCATTGAGCACAGCCTCACAGACCACCGATTTTCCACGACCTTCGATCCAGTTCACCGCAGCGGGCTTCCTGTCAGAGGGAAAGGAGAAGCTGGAGGAATTGCAGCGGCGCTAGGTGATGATCGAAGGGAGAAGGCCGCGCTGCTCAACCTTAGAGAGAGACAAACTGCCCATACAGCAGCATGAAGATCTTACTGGGGTAGATGGGCATTAGCAGATTCAAGCTTTGATTCTAAGCTCTTGATCTGCTGCATGGCATTGTAAAGAGCAGCATCTCTTTCTGCTATTTCTTTATCATGATTCTTTAAAGCCTCCTTAAGATCTTGAAGGGCCTTATTCCTTTCAGCACTCACAAACGATACTTCTTTTTCAGCATCTTTCAGTGCTTCTTCAAGAGCTTTGACTTGTTCTGAGTCTTTAGCTCCAGCTAACTCTGCATCCTTCTTTTGGAGAAGCGCATGAGCACGGCTTTTGTAAGAAGAAAACTCACGTTCAAGGCGGTTGATCTCTTCCTTGAGGGCTGCAAGTTCAGCATCCCTCGCATCAAGCTTTTGTGTTTGTGCAGACACCTCTGACTCCAGCTGGCTTCTCATTTTGGCTACTTCAATATCAGCACATATCCGGTTGCTCTCAGAAATTTCTAGCTTTGTTTTCAGTGCTCGGGTGGCAGCTTCCCagctctcattttctttctcatgTTCATGTTTCAGGTAAGCAAGCTCTCCTTTAACAGTTTCCAACGTGGCTCTAAGCCTTGCTGCCTCACCCGTTGATGCTGCTTCCATTTCTGCAATCTTAGATTCTTTCTCAGCAACTAGCATCTGCAGTGAAGAAATGGTTTCAGTTGCTTTATTTCTATCAGTCGAAGCTTCAGCAAGCTGGGCTTCGTAACTCTCCAAATTCTTTTGATGTTTAGCAGAGAGTTCAGCTAATGAAGCTTGCCTTTTTTTCTTCAGCAGCCTGCAGCATCCCTCTCATGTCTTCCAACATCTGCTCCTTATCTGAAACTGTTTGTTGTTCATCGTGACGAAATAGAGACCAGGCAGACCCCAAAACTTGTCCGAAACGACGCCGTCGAGCTCATTGAATTCGATTCGAACGTATCCGAGAGAATGACACTCGTTTAACGTATCAGGTAAATTTCCGGAGAAATGGTTCGCCATTGCGATGAAATTCCAGAGCTTTTTCTGGTAACAGAGGAACTTCGGCAGCTCGCCGGAAAACTTGTTCGTCGAGACGTCGACTTCTGCCAAATCGGAATATCGGCCGAGATTTTccgggagggagagagagagagagagcggtaCACTGCAGTCGGGGGAAGGCAGAGTTGATATCTGCTGTTATTCGTGGCTGGGCTTTTGACGACGACCGTTGCGGTTGTAGGAATTGACAGCGGCAATGATGGTTGCTGCTTCTTGCGGCTGGCGGCGCTGCTACGGGAGATTTCTGCGCGTAATCCAATCCTACGGTGGGTGAAATGTGCTGGGTTTGAGGAAGAGAGATGTTGAAAAACTTCTTTAGACACCCAAGAGGCTGCAGGAAGCTGTGGGAATACGGTTTGCTGCTGTGTTTTGGTGAAATCTCCGCGCTGGAGAAGAATTGGGTTTTATCCGCTCTGatccattgcacatgctttctATTGCTGGGATGCCAGCAAATCTTCGAGCTAAGAAAGCGAGGGCGGAAGCAGCGCCATTGAATGACTGCAACAGTGACGCAGATCTAGAGCTGCTAGTGCTTCTTCAGGTCACTTCTCACAGAGACTTGTTTGGACTCCGAGAAAATTTTCCTCCTTTTGTTTCTGAGGAGATGAAGGGAGAGAAGAGCTGGGCCTGGATTGGAGAGAGAGGAGTTCGGGGACCGGGTTGGAGATTGAAGCCCAGAAGACTTGTAGGCCGACGAGTGCTCAGTCAAGCCCAAGGCCCATTGAGGGAATCGCATGCGGCTTTGAGAGTGAGTAGGGCCCGGTTCTTTTGGGTATATGGGCCTTCGTCCTCAACACAACAATCCAGCCCACCATTTTGGGCTTGTCGACAgtttgctttcttttttttttttttttaaatttttttatttatttatttattttccctGATTTTGGGAGAacacatacacatgcattcccttcctctatatatatatatatatatttttttttttaacaaataacatGTAATTTTTTGTACAAAGAATGTAATAATATTGACCTTCATTAGTCACTTTTACTACAacttattttgatgtgactgaacTCAAAATTAAACGTTCAAGCTACCTACATACCCTTCCAACAAAGAGATCAAGTCGAAACGTAGttcaaatgcttttttttttttttttttttttttttgatgtgactgtacttgaagttttgaagtttcaagttgcctacgtacccttggttgaggagggatcaagtcatgacgtagttcaaatgagtgatggttttgatgatgattttgccgtacacagtttatgctcttgcgggccaggagcgtttggtgccgtttgcagtttcgaCTCGTAC is a genomic window containing:
- the LOC137714247 gene encoding protein GRIP-like, producing the protein MANHFSGNLPDTLNECHSLGYVRIEFNELDGVVSDKLLKKKRQASLAELSAKHQKNLESYEAQLAEASTDRNKATETISSLQMLVAEKESKIAEMEAASTGEAARLRATLETVKGELAYLKHEHEKENESWEAATRALKTKLEISESNRICADIEVAKMRSQLESEVSAQTQKLDARDAELAALKEEINRLEREFSSYKSRAHALLQKKDAELAGAKDSEQVKALEEALKDAEKEVSFVSAERNKALQDLKEALKNHDKEIAERDAALYNAMQQIKSLESKLESANAHLPQ